From the Deinococcus aquaticus genome, one window contains:
- a CDS encoding DNA repair helicase XPB yields the protein MATDPLNPLIVQADRSLFLEAFNPRADEARAAIAPFAELVSSPEHLHTYRVSPLSLWNAASTGMTADAMLGALEGHAKFPLPGNVVTDIRELVGRWGRLTLDRFDEALILSAAPGDGPLLSELARHKAVGPLLRERMSDVVYTVDAGARGELKRALMDAGWPVDDRAGYTQGAAFPVTLAPDLTVRDYQREAAQAFYQGGSDTGGSGVVVLAPGAGKTVVGMVAMSLVGQRTLVLTTNRTSVNQWQRELLAKTDLTPDDVQEYAPGRPAGRELAPVTLCTYQMLTHRRPGAPAGEEHPHMSLIGAAEWGLIIYDEVHLLPAPVFRLTAGVQARRRLGLTATLVREDGREDGREGDVFALIGPKRYDQPWKTLEAQGWIAAATCAEVRLRLPADERPAYAAAPDRQKHGLAAVNPAKRAALRAVLARHPDVPTLVIGAYLDQLELMAADLEAPLITGKTPQRERERLFQAFREGRLRTLLLSKVGNFALDLPDAEVLVQVSGAFGSRQEEAQRLGRLLRPKADGRGAHFYSLVTRETVEEDYAHHRQLFLAEQGYTYDIIDESEL from the coding sequence ATGGCGACCGATCCCCTGAACCCGCTGATCGTGCAGGCAGACCGCAGCCTCTTCCTGGAGGCGTTCAACCCCCGCGCCGACGAGGCCCGCGCGGCCATCGCGCCGTTTGCGGAACTCGTCAGCAGCCCCGAGCACCTGCACACGTACCGCGTGAGCCCGCTGTCGCTGTGGAACGCCGCGAGCACCGGCATGACCGCCGACGCCATGCTGGGCGCACTCGAAGGACACGCGAAATTCCCGCTGCCGGGGAACGTCGTGACCGACATCCGCGAACTGGTGGGCCGCTGGGGCCGCCTGACCCTGGACCGCTTCGACGAGGCCCTGATCCTGTCCGCCGCGCCCGGCGACGGCCCGCTGCTGAGCGAACTGGCCCGCCACAAGGCCGTGGGACCGCTGCTGCGCGAACGCATGAGCGACGTGGTGTACACGGTGGACGCCGGAGCGCGCGGGGAACTCAAGCGCGCCCTGATGGACGCCGGGTGGCCTGTGGACGACCGCGCCGGGTACACCCAGGGGGCGGCGTTCCCCGTGACCCTCGCGCCGGACCTGACGGTGCGCGACTACCAGCGGGAGGCGGCGCAGGCGTTCTACCAGGGCGGCAGCGACACCGGCGGGTCCGGCGTGGTCGTCCTCGCGCCCGGTGCGGGCAAGACCGTGGTCGGCATGGTCGCCATGAGCCTCGTGGGGCAGCGGACGCTGGTGCTGACCACCAACCGCACCAGCGTGAACCAGTGGCAACGCGAACTGCTCGCCAAGACGGACCTGACCCCGGACGACGTGCAGGAGTACGCGCCGGGCCGCCCCGCCGGGCGGGAACTGGCCCCCGTGACGCTGTGCACGTACCAGATGCTCACGCACCGCCGCCCCGGAGCGCCCGCCGGGGAGGAGCATCCGCACATGAGCCTGATCGGCGCGGCCGAGTGGGGCCTGATCATCTACGACGAGGTGCACCTGCTGCCCGCCCCGGTGTTCCGCCTGACGGCCGGCGTGCAGGCCCGCCGCCGCCTGGGCCTGACCGCCACCCTGGTCCGCGAGGACGGCCGCGAGGACGGCCGCGAGGGCGACGTGTTCGCCCTGATCGGCCCGAAACGCTACGACCAGCCCTGGAAGACCCTGGAAGCGCAGGGCTGGATCGCGGCCGCCACCTGCGCCGAGGTGCGCTTGCGTCTCCCGGCCGACGAGCGGCCCGCGTACGCCGCCGCGCCCGACCGGCAGAAGCACGGGCTGGCCGCCGTGAACCCCGCCAAGCGCGCCGCGCTGCGCGCCGTCCTGGCCCGCCACCCGGACGTGCCGACCCTGGTGATCGGCGCGTACCTGGACCAGCTGGAACTGATGGCCGCTGACCTCGAGGCGCCGCTGATCACCGGGAAGACCCCGCAGCGCGAGCGCGAGCGGCTGTTCCAGGCGTTCCGCGAGGGGCGGCTGCGCACGCTGCTGCTCTCGAAAGTCGGGAATTTCGCGCTGGACCTCCCGGACGCCGAGGTGCTCGTGCAGGTGTCCGGCGCGTTCGGGTCCCGGCAGGAGGAAGCGCAGCGGCTCGGGCGGCTGCTGCGCCCCAAGGCGGACGGGCGCGGCGCGCACTTCTACTCGCTGGTCACCCGCGAAACCGTCGAGGAGGATTACGCGCACCACCGGCAGCTGTTCCTCGCGGAGCAGGGCTACACGTACGACATCATCGACGAGAGCGAACTCTGA
- a CDS encoding DMT family transporter, giving the protein MVGRDAPPFPARPVLPARPVRVTAPAVTRVSRPLRGAALLAGALLLFACLDATVKHLTAEYPVPLVASVRYGVQLLLMTALLAPSRGRTMLVTQRPWLVAARSLTLVLLTLLMNSALQRLPLAEATALSFAAPLLVVLLAQPLLREQVGWLRGAGVLVGFVGVLLIARPGGNLDPLGVTLALLAAGSNAAYQLLSRLLSGTERPVNLLYSSALIGTACFGLLLPWFLTGPPLTPLRAALFLSLGITGGGGHLLFTLAFREAPASFLAPISYLQLVWAALLGLLIFGHVPDPLALTGMGILLAAGVSVAAFGGRGK; this is encoded by the coding sequence ATGGTGGGCCGCGATGCCCCGCCCTTCCCTGCCCGCCCTGTCCTCCCGGCGCGGCCGGTCCGCGTGACCGCGCCCGCCGTCACGCGCGTCTCCCGGCCCCTGCGCGGCGCGGCCCTGCTGGCGGGCGCGCTGCTGCTGTTCGCGTGCCTGGACGCCACGGTCAAGCACCTGACGGCCGAGTACCCGGTCCCGCTGGTCGCCAGCGTCCGCTACGGGGTGCAACTGCTGCTGATGACGGCCCTGCTCGCGCCGTCGCGCGGGCGGACCATGCTGGTCACGCAGCGGCCCTGGCTGGTCGCGGCGCGCTCGCTGACGCTGGTGCTGCTGACCCTGCTGATGAACTCCGCGCTGCAACGCCTGCCGCTGGCCGAGGCGACGGCGCTGTCATTCGCGGCGCCGCTGCTGGTCGTGCTGCTGGCCCAGCCGCTGCTGCGCGAACAGGTCGGGTGGCTGCGCGGCGCGGGCGTTCTGGTGGGCTTCGTGGGCGTGCTGCTGATCGCCCGGCCCGGCGGGAACCTCGACCCGCTGGGCGTGACGCTGGCGCTGCTGGCCGCCGGCTCGAACGCCGCGTACCAGCTGCTCTCGCGGCTGCTGAGCGGCACGGAACGCCCGGTCAACCTGCTGTACTCCAGCGCCCTGATCGGTACCGCCTGCTTCGGGCTGCTGCTGCCGTGGTTCCTGACCGGCCCGCCGCTGACGCCCCTGCGCGCCGCGCTGTTCCTGAGCCTGGGCATCACGGGCGGCGGGGGGCACCTGCTGTTCACGCTGGCGTTCCGCGAGGCCCCCGCCTCGTTCCTGGCGCCCATCTCGTACCTGCAACTCGTGTGGGCCGCGCTGCTGGGCCTGCTGATCTTCGGTCACGTCCCCGACCCGCTGGCTCTGACCGGCATGGGCATCCTGCTCGCAGCGGGCGTCAGCGTGGCCGCCTTCGGGGGCCGGGGAAAATAG
- a CDS encoding SDR family oxidoreductase, which yields MSSPDPARTALIVGSTGLSGSTLTRLLLSQGWTVYGLARRAQPDLPGLIPLNADLLQPESVQTALAGVRPSHVFLTSWARQDTEEQNIAVNSAMVRHVLNALRPHGSVRHAALVTGLKHYLGPFEAYAQGAQLPVTPLREDLPRLDLPNFYYAQEDELYAAAAQDGFSWSVHRPHTLIGQAVGNAMNLGTTLAAYASLCRETGRPFQFPGSAAQWNGLSDVTDARILAQQMLWAAETEAAHDTAFNVVNGDVFRWSWLWGRLADWFGVEAAGFDGTVRPMQDSLAGMEGAWRDLAGRYGLAEPDLHRLASAWHTDLDLSRPIEVMTDMTRSRQLGFSDYQSTEASFFDLFAQLEQQRLIPPRR from the coding sequence ATGAGTTCCCCTGATCCTGCCCGTACCGCCCTGATCGTCGGTTCGACCGGCCTGTCCGGCAGTACCCTCACCCGCCTGTTGCTCTCGCAGGGCTGGACCGTGTACGGACTGGCCCGCCGGGCGCAGCCGGACCTGCCCGGCCTGATTCCCCTGAACGCCGACCTTCTCCAGCCAGAGTCCGTGCAAACCGCGCTGGCCGGCGTGCGCCCCAGCCACGTGTTCCTGACCTCGTGGGCACGGCAGGACACCGAGGAGCAGAACATTGCCGTGAACAGCGCCATGGTCCGCCACGTCCTGAATGCCCTGCGCCCCCACGGGTCGGTGCGGCACGCCGCGCTCGTCACGGGCCTCAAGCATTACCTGGGGCCGTTCGAGGCGTACGCGCAGGGCGCGCAGCTGCCCGTCACGCCCCTGCGGGAGGACCTGCCGCGCCTGGACCTCCCGAACTTCTATTACGCCCAGGAGGACGAACTGTACGCGGCGGCCGCCCAGGACGGTTTCAGCTGGAGCGTGCACCGCCCCCACACCCTGATCGGGCAGGCCGTCGGGAACGCCATGAATCTCGGCACGACCCTGGCCGCGTACGCCTCGCTGTGCCGTGAGACCGGGCGGCCCTTCCAGTTCCCCGGGTCCGCTGCGCAGTGGAACGGCCTGTCGGACGTGACCGACGCCCGCATCCTGGCCCAGCAGATGCTGTGGGCCGCCGAGACCGAAGCGGCGCACGACACCGCCTTCAACGTGGTGAACGGCGACGTGTTCCGCTGGAGCTGGCTGTGGGGCCGCCTCGCGGACTGGTTCGGCGTGGAGGCCGCCGGGTTTGACGGCACGGTGCGGCCCATGCAGGACTCGCTGGCCGGGATGGAAGGCGCGTGGCGCGACCTGGCCGGACGGTACGGACTGGCCGAACCGGACCTGCACCGGCTGGCGTCCGCGTGGCATACCGACCTGGACCTGAGCCGCCCGATCGAGGTGATGACCGACATGACCCGCAGCCGTCAACTGGGCTTCAGCGACTACCAGAGCACCGAGGCGTCCTTCTTCGACCTGTTCGCGCAACTGGAACAGCAGCGCCTGATCCCGCCGCGCCGCTGA
- a CDS encoding MDR family MFS transporter → MTHAQQAPEGRIDYAETLDFPTKRLILIGTLLGLFLSALDQTIVSTALPRITQELEGLSLYSWVTTAYLLASTAMVPIYGKLSDIYGRKPILMFGIVVFLLGSALCGMSGEPFLNNVFGSGMMQLVVFRGIQGFGAAALTSVAFAIIADIFAPAERGKYQGLFGAVFGLSSVIGPLLGGFLTDNVSWRWVFYVNLPIGLVALAFIFTKMPRLASGLKPKIDYLGALLIIVFSVPLLLALTFGADGTYAWTSPTVLGLFATSVVSLILFLFVESRHESPILPLSLFKNPTFAWGVLARFFIGAAFLGAILFLSLYLVNVQGVSATAAGTATIPLTMGLIAGAIGSGQLASRLGYYKTMIIIGLLLMMGGFGLLSTLNADTPYLRVVLYMVVLGLGLGPALPLFNLAIQNAVKPWEIGVATSSGQFFQQFGSVIGTAVFGAILTSMLPTQISRQLEPVKADAPPAIRAQLDALSGGTGGASESRSPQASFDAVAVKAATADGIRKGFDGTLTAVTGAVNTGNIAAVQALATNPQFPAELGTQLKNIPAAAIATPQGREAVVAQIKAGLDTAQADAIKQADTTLDKVSRAIKVAFATTVSRIYLVSILVAFLALLAALPMPNLRLPRKGEGKGEPGGLASLEG, encoded by the coding sequence ATGACCCACGCCCAGCAGGCCCCAGAGGGCCGCATTGATTACGCCGAAACGCTGGACTTCCCGACCAAGCGCCTGATCCTGATCGGGACGCTGCTCGGGCTGTTCCTCAGCGCCCTGGACCAGACCATCGTCTCGACCGCCCTGCCGCGCATCACCCAGGAACTCGAGGGACTGTCCCTGTACTCCTGGGTGACGACCGCCTACCTGCTCGCCAGCACCGCCATGGTGCCCATCTACGGGAAACTCTCGGACATCTACGGCCGCAAGCCCATCCTGATGTTCGGGATCGTGGTGTTCCTGCTGGGCAGCGCCCTGTGCGGCATGTCCGGCGAACCGTTCCTGAACAACGTGTTCGGCAGCGGCATGATGCAACTGGTCGTGTTCCGCGGCATTCAGGGCTTCGGCGCGGCCGCCCTGACCAGCGTGGCCTTCGCGATCATTGCGGACATCTTCGCGCCCGCCGAGCGCGGCAAGTACCAGGGTCTGTTCGGCGCGGTCTTCGGCCTGAGCAGCGTCATCGGGCCGCTGCTGGGCGGTTTCCTGACCGACAACGTCTCGTGGCGCTGGGTGTTCTACGTGAACCTGCCCATCGGCCTCGTGGCGCTGGCGTTCATCTTCACGAAGATGCCCCGCCTCGCCAGCGGCCTGAAACCCAAGATCGACTACCTGGGCGCGCTGCTGATCATCGTGTTCAGCGTCCCGCTGCTGCTGGCCCTGACCTTCGGCGCGGACGGCACGTACGCCTGGACCAGCCCCACCGTGCTGGGTCTGTTCGCCACCAGCGTCGTGTCCCTGATCCTGTTCCTGTTCGTCGAGTCCCGCCACGAAAGCCCCATCCTGCCGCTGAGCCTGTTCAAGAACCCCACCTTCGCCTGGGGCGTCCTGGCCCGCTTCTTCATCGGCGCGGCGTTCCTGGGCGCGATCCTGTTCCTGAGCCTGTACCTCGTGAACGTGCAGGGCGTGTCCGCCACGGCCGCCGGGACCGCCACGATCCCCCTGACCATGGGCCTGATCGCCGGCGCGATCGGCAGCGGCCAGCTGGCCTCCCGCCTCGGGTACTACAAGACCATGATCATCATCGGCCTGCTGCTCATGATGGGCGGCTTCGGGCTGCTCAGCACCCTGAACGCCGACACGCCGTACCTGCGCGTGGTGCTGTACATGGTCGTGCTGGGCCTGGGCCTGGGTCCCGCCCTGCCGCTGTTCAACCTCGCCATCCAGAACGCCGTGAAACCCTGGGAGATCGGCGTGGCCACCAGCAGCGGGCAGTTCTTCCAGCAGTTCGGCAGCGTCATCGGCACCGCCGTGTTCGGCGCGATCCTCACGTCCATGCTGCCCACGCAGATCAGCCGGCAGCTGGAACCCGTCAAGGCCGACGCGCCCCCCGCCATCCGCGCGCAACTCGACGCCCTGAGCGGCGGTACCGGCGGCGCCAGCGAGAGCCGCAGCCCGCAGGCCAGCTTCGACGCGGTCGCCGTGAAAGCCGCCACCGCCGACGGCATCAGGAAAGGCTTCGACGGCACCCTGACCGCCGTGACCGGCGCCGTGAACACCGGCAACATCGCCGCCGTGCAGGCTCTCGCTACCAACCCGCAGTTCCCGGCCGAACTGGGCACGCAACTGAAGAACATTCCCGCTGCGGCCATCGCCACACCGCAGGGCCGCGAGGCCGTGGTCGCGCAGATCAAGGCGGGCCTGGACACCGCGCAGGCCGACGCGATCAAGCAGGCCGACACCACGCTCGACAAGGTGAGCCGCGCCATCAAGGTCGCGTTCGCCACGACCGTCAGCCGCATCTACCTCGTGAGCATCCTCGTGGCGTTCCTGGCGCTGCTGGCCGCGCTGCCCATGCCGAACCTGCGCCTGCCCCGCAAGGGCGAAGGCAAGGGGGAACCCGGCGGCCTCGCCTCGCTGGAAGGCTGA
- a CDS encoding MarR family winged helix-turn-helix transcriptional regulator, with product MNQNSPDPTLTPDPASAAAAQRLGEQMKGLHRYVSGQLMRAMQDQLQGDDMSFSQMTALHQLRAHAALSIGGLADLTGLSLPAASHLTDRLVQRGFAERRENPDDRRAKLLALTADGHAFLDSMDRRFNETYQQVFGRVSRHVIEAAADNVAAVMAELHAQDARHQPNDPARPTPEDTE from the coding sequence ATGAACCAGAATTCCCCGGACCCCACCCTCACGCCCGACCCGGCGTCCGCCGCCGCCGCCCAGCGCCTGGGCGAACAGATGAAAGGCCTGCACCGCTACGTCTCCGGGCAACTCATGCGCGCCATGCAGGACCAGTTGCAGGGCGACGACATGAGCTTCTCGCAGATGACAGCCCTGCACCAGCTGCGCGCCCACGCCGCCCTGAGCATCGGCGGACTGGCCGACCTGACCGGCCTGAGCCTCCCGGCCGCCAGTCACCTCACCGACCGCCTCGTGCAGCGCGGGTTCGCCGAACGCCGCGAGAATCCGGACGACCGCCGCGCCAAACTGCTGGCCCTCACGGCAGACGGCCACGCCTTCCTGGACAGCATGGACCGCCGCTTCAACGAGACGTACCAGCAGGTGTTCGGGCGCGTCAGCCGCCACGTGATCGAAGCGGCCGCCGACAACGTGGCCGCCGTCATGGCCGAACTGCACGCCCAGGACGCCCGGCACCAGCCGAACGACCCCGCCCGACCCACCCCGGAGGACACCGAATGA
- a CDS encoding FGGY-family carbohydrate kinase: MSPEPQPVRDLLIGVDVGTYSSKGVLVTLDGQIVRQHVIPHGISMPRHGHVEQDADGVWWADTAAIIRELLREPGAADRVAGVACSAIGPTLLPLDTQGRPLRPGILYGVDTRAHAQIGALNDEIGADVILAHSGMALTSQAIGPKIRWLREQEPGVWAQAATLISAGSYLTFRLTGQHVMDHHTGAHFMPLYDPRTRAWTDEFAVPVLGSAPLTCLPRLAWSDELAGHVTAQAAAQTGLREGTPVAVGTVDALAEGLSVGVSRPGDLMIMYGSSTFFILVQEAPTPDPRVWSVGGAFAGQVNLAAGMGTTGSLTRWFADEFAREHDTGAAYEELFTQAAALNPGADGLIMLPYFSGERTPINDPHARGVVAGLTLSHRREHLFRAALEAVGYGIRHNIEAFRDLGADVRRVVAVGGGTRGGTWLQIVSDISGEAQEVPAVTVGASFGDAFLAGLAAGVLDRADLDRWVQPGAHVTPDPALAPAYDRLYGLYRDLYTQTRATVHALGAPT, translated from the coding sequence ATGTCGCCTGAACCGCAGCCTGTGCGGGACCTGCTGATCGGCGTGGATGTCGGCACGTACTCCAGCAAGGGCGTCCTGGTGACGCTGGACGGTCAGATCGTGCGGCAGCACGTGATCCCGCACGGCATCTCCATGCCCCGGCACGGGCACGTGGAACAGGACGCCGACGGGGTTTGGTGGGCCGACACGGCCGCCATCATCCGGGAGTTGCTGCGCGAGCCGGGCGCGGCCGATCGGGTGGCGGGCGTGGCGTGCAGCGCCATCGGCCCGACCCTGCTGCCGCTGGACACGCAGGGCCGGCCGCTGCGGCCCGGCATCCTGTACGGCGTGGACACCCGCGCGCACGCCCAGATCGGCGCGCTGAACGATGAGATCGGCGCGGACGTGATCCTCGCGCACAGCGGCATGGCCCTGACCAGTCAGGCGATCGGCCCGAAAATCCGCTGGCTGCGCGAGCAGGAACCCGGCGTGTGGGCGCAGGCGGCCACCCTGATCAGTGCCGGCAGTTACCTGACCTTCCGCCTGACCGGTCAGCACGTCATGGACCACCACACCGGGGCGCACTTCATGCCGCTGTACGACCCGCGCACGCGCGCCTGGACGGATGAATTCGCCGTGCCCGTGCTGGGCAGCGCGCCGCTCACTTGCCTGCCGCGCCTCGCCTGGAGTGACGAACTGGCCGGGCACGTGACCGCACAGGCGGCCGCGCAGACCGGCCTGCGCGAGGGCACACCGGTCGCGGTCGGCACGGTGGACGCCCTGGCCGAGGGCCTCAGCGTGGGCGTGTCCCGGCCCGGCGACCTGATGATCATGTACGGGTCCAGCACCTTCTTCATCCTGGTGCAGGAGGCCCCCACGCCGGACCCGCGCGTCTGGTCGGTCGGCGGGGCGTTCGCGGGGCAGGTGAATCTGGCGGCCGGGATGGGCACGACCGGCAGCCTGACCCGCTGGTTCGCGGACGAGTTCGCGCGGGAGCACGACACGGGCGCGGCCTACGAGGAACTGTTCACGCAGGCCGCCGCCCTGAACCCCGGCGCGGACGGCCTGATCATGCTGCCGTACTTCAGTGGTGAGCGCACGCCCATCAACGATCCGCACGCGCGGGGCGTGGTGGCGGGCCTGACCCTCTCGCACCGCCGCGAGCACCTGTTCCGCGCGGCGCTGGAAGCCGTCGGGTACGGCATCCGGCACAACATCGAGGCGTTCCGGGACCTGGGTGCGGACGTGCGGCGCGTCGTCGCGGTCGGCGGGGGCACGCGCGGCGGAACGTGGTTGCAGATCGTGTCCGATATCAGTGGCGAGGCGCAGGAGGTGCCGGCCGTGACGGTCGGCGCGAGTTTCGGCGACGCGTTCCTGGCGGGCCTCGCGGCGGGCGTGCTGGACCGGGCGGACCTGGACCGCTGGGTGCAGCCGGGCGCGCACGTGACACCCGACCCGGCACTGGCCCCTGCCTACGACCGCCTGTACGGCCTGTACCGCGACCTGTACACGCAGACCCGCGCGACCGTTCACGCGCTGGGCGCCCCCACCTGA